CGCTCTTTATGAAACGTTTGGGATGGGTAATCATACTATCCAGCGCTTGGTTAAAAGAGTCGCCAACCGCGCCCATATATCGCGTCCGGTGATGCCTCATGTGCGTCGGCATACTTTGCCGTGACCGCAGTTCAAAAAGGGATTTTCGCTTCCCTTTCTACAACGTCTTCTAGGGCACGACCATCTCGGCACCACCCAAATCTACCTCAGCCTTTCGCCGGAAGAGGTTATTCGCGAATTCAAAGAAAAATGGTAAAGTGAACCCACACCTATGCCTGCTCAAACCATCGCGATCATCAATCAAAAAGGAGGAACCCGGCCAAACAACGACCTCCGTCAATCTTGCTATGGCGTTCTCCCAAAAAGGAAAAAAAGTTTTATTGATCGATCTCGATCCTCAAGCCTACTCCACCATCGGCTTGGGCTTTGATGTTGTTTTACTCTTAAAAAGAGATTCTAAAGCAGGATGAATACTGCTGTGGAAGTTTTGCCCTACTTATCGAGTTAAACCCAGATTGGGAAATTGAAATTTCCCTCCAAGCTAAAAAATTGCTAAAAACGTTTGAAGACAAAGTGATCCGCCGCATCGGGAATATTCGAGAACAGAAGGTCGACGTCCGCATCGTCACCGCGACAAACCAATCACTGGAAGAAGCCGTCCGCCAAGGACGATTCCGCTCCGACCTTTTTTTTCGCCTTCGGATTATCAACCTGGAGCTTCCTCCCCTCCGCAGCCGCGGAAATGACATCCTGCTTCTTGCAGAGCATTTTTTAACGATCAATCGCGGCGCTACGGGAAACAAGGAATGCGCTTTAGCCCCGAAGCCGAAAAAGTGCTTCTCAATTATTCCTGGCCCGGCAACGTCAGAGAACTTCGGAACATGATTGAACAGACTGTCCTCCTCTCCCGTGACAGCGTTATCGCACCGGAGCAGCTCTCGCTCCTTACCGGTCTTATCAAAATGAATCAGGTCGACCGGCAAAAGGAGAATATGGACCGTTTCCCCCTTCCTCTCCAGGGCATTTCGTTGGAAAAGGTGGAGCGCGACTTTGTCCTTCAGGCTCTTGAGCAGACCTCCTGGAATGTCACACAGGCAGCGAAGCTCCTGGGACTGACCCGCGATACGCTCCGATACCGGATGGATAAATATAAACTTGAGCCCTCTTCTTCCCAATAGAACTCCGGTCCACATCTGAGCGGAACCGGCACGGAACCGCCTTGATTCTTTCACAGAAAGATTTACCAGTCCATCTGGACGGCCCGCACCCCTTGCATCAATAAATGGCTCAGCCGCCTAAAATTCCTCCTCGACGGATGAATTTTAGGCAGTATCGACGCACACAACATTCCTGTGAATGGGGCAATCCGCCCGTTTGATGGCGATTCCACCCAAATGCTCTAATGGAACTTTTCCACACACATATAAGTGTATGGTCCTTTTGTTAACGATTTCAATCAGATCAGCTTATATTTTTATTTTTTCGCATTTTGGCACTCCCCTTGCTTTATACGGAAGCGTGTTTAGAGAAATTCTAATTGGATCGAATCCAGATACAGAATAAAAAACCATACTCTAAAGGAGAATCCTATGTTCGATTTATATTTTGGTTTTGGGACAATCGTGTTGTTTGCGTTTTTCTATCTCAACCTTGCTTGGGCTCTGAAGTCGGCCCACACTCCTCCGCCCAGAACGATCGGGAATAAGAGTGAGCTGGAGCGGATCATCCCAGAGGTCTGCACACTGGAGCAGGGAGTGCCTGTTCTTAATGCCACTCTTCGAGTTCCACAAATGAAGAAGCAGATGGCTCCATCGAACCAATGAGGCCCCTTCGTCAGTGGCAACCCGGACTGCCGGTCAATGCCGAGGAGGATGGGACCCCATCCTCCTCCGTTATTATCGGAGAATTGCCGCTCCCGCGGCACGCCCTCCCTCGGTTTCTATCCCGTTTACGTGTCATATAAAAGAGATCGGATACAATATTTGTTAATAGTGAAGAACCCCGCCCAAAGGGCGGGGCTTCTGAAACATAAAACCTAAACCGATTGCATCCGCTTCGCTCCGGGCTGCCATTCATCCCCATACAAAGCACGGGGCTTTCCGGCAGGGGCAGTAAAAGGAGATCGTCTAAAATCCTCCATCCCTAACCTGGTTTGACGCCCAGGGCACCTAACTGTATACTTTTCAGAAATTAATTGGGGAAGGCTGCATGATTGCAAAACCGGGTTCTTGTTTCCTGCGGTGTCTCATATTTTTTTTTGTCATTGTGATCTTTTCCGATGTTTTGGAATCTACCTGCTTTGCAAGACCTCAGGAAGAAGATGTCACTCAAATCATCCTTCCGGTCACCGCCGCCGCTATCGCGTTAGCCCGTTATGACAATGAAGGTTT
Above is a window of Candidatus Manganitrophus noduliformans DNA encoding:
- a CDS encoding AAA family ATPase, with amino-acid sequence MNPHLCLLKPSRSSIKKEEPGQTTTSVNLAMAFSQKGKKVLLIDLDPQAYSTIGLGFDVVLLLKRDSKAG
- a CDS encoding sigma 54-interacting transcriptional regulator; this translates as MSLQAKKLLKTFEDKVIRRIGNIREQKVDVRIVTATNQSLEEAVRQGRFRSDLFFRLRIINLELPPLRSRGNDILLLAEHFLTINRGATGNKECALAPKPKKCFSIIPGPATSENFGT
- a CDS encoding helix-turn-helix domain-containing protein translates to MRFSPEAEKVLLNYSWPGNVRELRNMIEQTVLLSRDSVIAPEQLSLLTGLIKMNQVDRQKENMDRFPLPLQGISLEKVERDFVLQALEQTSWNVTQAAKLLGLTRDTLRYRMDKYKLEPSSSQ